The region GCATCGCGACGAGGACAGCATCATCCGGGCCGGGGCACAACACGACGGAAAGAGTCCGTGCAGCAGATACATGGTTGGCCGGGCAGGTGTCGACAGGGATGAATGGATCCGCAACCATACAGAAAAACAGCAGCCGGAAAAACGCAACAACGCCCTAATTTGGCTGGCTCGCGGCGCGTATTATCCGGTCAACGAATGGCTAACCGCGCCACTCAGCGAGCGCTTCACCCTCCAGGTAAAGGCGCTCATTAGGCGCGGCAGCAACATCATCATCGCCGGTGAAGCCGCGGCCGCACTGCATGGTTTCCCGCTGCTGCTTCGACACGCGCGCATCGCCGTCGCAGGTACGGGGCGTCGGCCACTTTCATCCGTGAAAGGCCCAACATCCCACAGCCGCCTGCTCCATGTCACGGGGCGGTTGGAACCTGTGGACGTCGTAAAGCGAGAAGGGCGGTGGCTCACAGACATCCCGAAGACAGCAGTGGACCTGTGCCGGGCGCGGACCTCGGAGAATGGTGCGGTGGTAGCGGACGCGGCGCTGCGCGGGCACTGCACAGAGGAGGAGCTGTGGGCGACGTTCGACGCGTACCCGCGCTCGCCGGGGAATGTGCGGGCGCGGAAGCTGCTGACGGAGGCGACGACGGGGGCGGAGTCGATAGGGGAATCGTTGGTCAAGCAGGCGGCTATTGCGGCGGGGGTCGCGCACCCGCAGAGCAAGCGTTCCCCGCTACTGCAGCAAGTAGCGTTTTATGATGCGCACGGGTTCATCGGGAGGGTCGACCTATTCGTGCCGGAGCTGGGTTTGGTGATTGAGTTCGATGGGAATGTGAAATACGGGGCCTCTTCGGGAGAGACGACTCAGGACGCGATCAGTAAGGAGCTCGCGCGGGAGAAGCGGCTGAAGAACTTGGGCCTGATTGTGGTGCGGATTGTGTGGAGTCAGGTGCTGCGGGGCTCGGCGGAGGAGATAATTCGGCGGGCTGCTGAGGATGTTCGAGCGCAGATGGACCGGGGGTGGTCGGTGTACTCGGGAGAATATGAGGTGTGCGAGCCGTATTTTGAGGTCGAGAAGGAGGCCATTGACCTGGCTATTCAGCGTAGGAAACGCTGGGCGGAGGTGGGTCGGTTGTATTAGGACGGTTGCTTGCTGTGCGGTTGCCTTTTTGGCTGTGCTTTGCGGCTAATTTATTGCACTTTAGCGCTGGCTGATGACTGTAGCGCTTGCTCTCGGCTGCTCTACAGTCGCAAACGAGCGCTAGAGTGCGGATTGGGGGGCAGCCCGCCGCCTGTCGCCCGTCGTCGCACCAACTCCGCCGCCCGCACCGCCCGCCATCGCTTAACGACGCTTCGTGCGCGCCGTGGCCTGTTCCTCCCAAGGGTTTTCCGGCCAGGGATGCTTGGGGTAACGCCCCCGCATCTCCGCGCGAACCTGCGAATACGCGCCGTTCCAAAAGCTGGACAGGTCCTGCGTCACGGCCAAGGGACGGCCGGCGGGGGACAGCAAGTGCATGGTCACGGGCACGCCCAGCACCTGCGGCGTCTCGGCAAGTCCGAAGCACTCCTGCAATTTCACGGCCAGCACAATCTGGGCGTCCTCGCTGGCGGGGTCGGCTGGGTACTCCAGGCGAATCCGTGATCCAGAGGGGACCTGCATCCGTTCGGGCACCAGCGAATCGAACTCAGTGGCCTCCGGCCACGGCAGAAGGCGGCGCAACTTCTCGGAGTCCAGTCTCGGCACGCGGGGCTGATCCAGCTCGCCCGCGAAAAGTACGTCAATGCTCGCCGCGAGCCCGGCGCTCGACACGTCGGGCCACGGCTCGCCCTTATGCACATGGGCGAATGCCATGCGTCGCCGCAGCCCCTCGGTGTCGGCCGGGGCCGTGAGGTGGGCGTCGGCAAGCCAGGCAGAGTTGGCGGAAACGCACTGCTCAGGCGTAGGTTGTGCGGGGCGTGAGGATAGCTCGATCGCGCCGAGCAGCTCGCGCTCGCGCGCCCGGAAGCGACCGGCCTCGATGAATGCCGTGGTCTCGGTGCGGGCGAGGTGCCCGGCGGCGAGCATCGCGATCTCCAGGTCGATTGGTTCGCTGGCGCGGATCAGCGCGCGGCCGTTCGACTGTCGCGTGATCTCCGACGCCGCAATCCATTCGTGCCCGCGCGGTCCGGTCGCTGCGGTGCCGCCGGTGAAGAGGAACTCGTCGGTATCCGCGCCGCGCCGCTTGCCCACGAAGTCCGGCCAGGCAAGCGCGGTGACCAGGGCGGGAATGTCGCTGGGCAATAGATTGAATGACGACGCCTTCCCGCCATGCTCCCTGGCGTGGTCGCGCGTGATTTTCGTGAGGCCTCTCGCATCGGTGAGCTTCTCGACGGCGCGGGCAACCTTGTCCGCGTGCTCGGGCATCAGTTCCGAGGCCGCGAGCAGGGCGCGCCCCATGCGCGGGTGGACCGGCAGCGTCGCGAGCCTGCGGCCGAGGTCGGTGATTGCCCCGGTGTCGTCGATAGCCCCGAGACCGGCGAGAACCTCAAGGGCGGCATCGGTGTGGTGGGCGGGAGGGGCGTCGAGAAGCTTCAGGCCTTCCATGCGCGGCGTGCCCCAGGCGGCGGCGTCGAGCATCGCCTGGGTGAGGTCGGCGACGGCGATCTCGGGGGCGGGCCAGGCAGGAAAGGAGCTGAATTCGGACTGCGAGACACAGCGGATTACGATGCCCGGGCCCTCACGGCCAGCGCGGCCCGCGCGCTGATTTGCCGACGACTGCGCGCACGAGGTGGTGACCAGGCCCGAGAAACCGCGGGCGACGTCCAGACGTGGGCCGCGGGTCAGGCATGCATCGACGACGGCGCGAACGCCCGGAACGGTTACCGAGGACTCCGCGATTGAGGTCGACACGATGACGCGGCGGGGCTGGGTGGCAGTTGCGGTGGCGCTGGTCGGGGCAGTGCTGGCGGCGCTGGTCGCGTCGCGGCGGAACACGCGATCCTGCTCTTCGGCGCTTTGGCGGCCGTGAAGGGTCAGGACCTCGAAGTTTGTTGCGGTGAGCAGGCCCTCTACGTAGCCTGCGCAGCGGTCGACCTCGCGGACGCCGGGGAGGAAAACGAGGACGTCGCCGTGCGCATGTGCGACCAACCCCGCTGCCTGTTCGGCCACGTGCCGGAGGAATTCGTCGGTGACGCCACGCGAATCCAGGCGCTTGGGAAAAGGCGCGTAGCGGATGTCCAGGGGGAACATCTCCGCCTCCGCAGCGACGATTGGCGCGGCGCCGGCGCCGGCGGTGCCGGCACCCAAAAGCTCCGCGAACTTCGGCGCATCCACGGTCGCCGACATCGCGATAATGCGCAGGTCCTCGCGGATATCCCGCAGGTCACGGAGCATCGCCAGCACCAGGTCGGTGTCAAGGCCGCGCTCGTGAACCTCATCGATGATCACGGCG is a window of Corynebacterium lactis RW2-5 DNA encoding:
- a CDS encoding ATP-dependent RNA helicase: MTPFSQFKLTNIAVGLPFASQLDSLADAVRHGDVVVQAPPGTGKTTLVPPAVANAWHGQYGRVVVTAPRRVAVRSAARRLAQLSGTKLGEEVGFTVRGESQVSRHTRVEFVTPGVLLRRLLRDGDIEADAVIIDEVHERGLDTDLVLAMLRDLRDIREDLRIIAMSATVDAPKFAELLGAGTAGAGAAPIVAAEAEMFPLDIRYAPFPKRLDSRGVTDEFLRHVAEQAAGLVAHAHGDVLVFLPGVREVDRCAGYVEGLLTATNFEVLTLHGRQSAEEQDRVFRRDATSAASTAPTSATATATQPRRVIVSTSIAESSVTVPGVRAVVDACLTRGPRLDVARGFSGLVTTSCAQSSANQRAGRAGREGPGIVIRCVSQSEFSSFPAWPAPEIAVADLTQAMLDAAAWGTPRMEGLKLLDAPPAHHTDAALEVLAGLGAIDDTGAITDLGRRLATLPVHPRMGRALLAASELMPEHADKVARAVEKLTDARGLTKITRDHAREHGGKASSFNLLPSDIPALVTALAWPDFVGKRRGADTDEFLFTGGTAATGPRGHEWIAASEITRQSNGRALIRASEPIDLEIAMLAAGHLARTETTAFIEAGRFRARERELLGAIELSSRPAQPTPEQCVSANSAWLADAHLTAPADTEGLRRRMAFAHVHKGEPWPDVSSAGLAASIDVLFAGELDQPRVPRLDSEKLRRLLPWPEATEFDSLVPERMQVPSGSRIRLEYPADPASEDAQIVLAVKLQECFGLAETPQVLGVPVTMHLLSPAGRPLAVTQDLSSFWNGAYSQVRAEMRGRYPKHPWPENPWEEQATARTKRR